The following proteins are co-located in the Echinicola sp. 20G genome:
- a CDS encoding glycoside hydrolase family 43 protein gives MKQIFRLTFLFCVVVLGESYGQNPIIREVFTADPAPIVYNDTVFLYTSHDTASVDATNYQMKDWLVFSSTDMVNWTNHGAPLSPKSFSWATGDAYAAHCIERDGKFYWYVSTFHKKDENSGGGAAIGVAVADSPTGPFKDALGKALIVNEMTTDNEHGWDDIDPAVFIDDDGQAYLYWGNGSCKWAKLKENMVELDGPIHHFKPKNFIEGPWVYKRKDLYYLVYASAGTQPEMIEYCTASSPEGPWTYQGIIMENVPNCFTVHPGIVTYKEKDYFFYHNGVLPSGGSYRRSICVDYMHYNPDGTIQKIEQTQQGVLSVK, from the coding sequence ATGAAACAGATATTCCGTTTAACCTTTCTTTTTTGTGTTGTAGTGTTAGGGGAGTCTTATGGCCAGAACCCAATCATCCGTGAGGTTTTCACGGCAGATCCAGCACCGATTGTCTATAATGATACGGTCTTTTTATATACCAGCCATGATACAGCAAGTGTAGATGCCACCAACTACCAAATGAAAGATTGGTTGGTTTTTTCTTCCACTGATATGGTCAACTGGACCAACCATGGGGCGCCACTTTCCCCAAAGTCTTTCTCATGGGCCACGGGTGATGCATATGCGGCCCATTGTATTGAAAGAGATGGTAAGTTTTACTGGTATGTATCCACTTTTCATAAAAAGGATGAAAATAGTGGTGGCGGTGCGGCCATTGGAGTGGCAGTTGCCGACAGCCCTACAGGACCTTTTAAGGATGCTTTAGGAAAGGCTTTGATTGTTAATGAAATGACTACTGATAACGAACATGGTTGGGATGATATTGACCCGGCAGTTTTTATTGATGATGATGGTCAGGCTTATCTCTATTGGGGCAATGGAAGCTGTAAATGGGCCAAGCTCAAAGAAAATATGGTAGAATTGGACGGTCCTATTCACCATTTTAAGCCAAAGAATTTTATAGAAGGCCCTTGGGTATACAAAAGGAAAGACCTGTATTACTTGGTATATGCCAGTGCCGGTACCCAACCTGAAATGATAGAATACTGTACTGCATCAAGTCCTGAAGGACCCTGGACCTATCAGGGAATTATTATGGAAAATGTTCCCAATTGTTTTACTGTCCATCCAGGGATCGTTACTTATAAAGAAAAAGATTATTTCTTTTATCATAATGGGGTGCTGCCTAGCGGAGGAAGTTATAGAAGATCCATTTGTGTTGACTATATGCATTACAACCCAGATGGTACCATTCAAAAAATAGAACAAACCCAACAGGGGGTACTGTCGGTAAAATAA